The following coding sequences lie in one Palaeococcus ferrophilus DSM 13482 genomic window:
- a CDS encoding phosphate ABC transporter ATP-binding protein, with product MNFAIETVNLNVYYGQNHVIKGVDIKIPNKGVFALMGPSGCGKSTMLRTFNRLIELNEDARVEGEVMLFGENIYSEDVDPIEVRKRVGMVFQYPNPFPHLTIYDNVAIGLKLNGLVKSKEELDERVEWALKKAALWDEVKDRLNDYPGNLSGGQRQRLVIARALAMKPEVLLMDEPTANIDPVGTAKIEELLLELKEDYTIVLVTHSPAQAARVADYVAFLYLGELIEVGPTRKVFENPEHELTEKYVTGALG from the coding sequence GTGAACTTCGCGATAGAGACGGTTAACCTTAACGTTTACTACGGCCAGAACCACGTGATAAAGGGCGTTGACATCAAAATCCCGAACAAGGGCGTCTTTGCGCTCATGGGGCCGAGCGGCTGTGGAAAGAGCACGATGCTGAGGACTTTCAACAGGCTGATAGAGCTGAACGAAGATGCGAGGGTTGAAGGTGAGGTAATGCTCTTCGGAGAGAACATCTATTCGGAGGACGTTGACCCGATAGAGGTCAGGAAGAGGGTTGGGATGGTGTTCCAGTACCCGAACCCCTTCCCTCATCTGACCATATACGACAACGTGGCGATAGGCCTCAAGCTGAACGGACTGGTTAAGTCTAAGGAAGAGCTCGACGAAAGGGTTGAGTGGGCCTTGAAGAAGGCCGCGCTCTGGGATGAAGTGAAGGACAGGCTGAACGACTATCCAGGGAACCTCTCCGGAGGACAGAGGCAGAGGCTCGTTATAGCGAGGGCTTTGGCTATGAAGCCAGAAGTCCTTCTGATGGACGAGCCAACCGCCAACATAGACCCTGTCGGAACGGCCAAGATAGAGGAGCTCCTCCTTGAGCTCAAGGAGGACTACACGATAGTTCTAGTCACCCATTCGCCCGCTCAAGCTGCCAGGGTAGCTGATTACGTTGCCTTCCTCTACCTCGGTGAGCTGATAGAAGTTGGGCCAA